Below is a genomic region from Prunus persica cultivar Lovell chromosome G3, Prunus_persica_NCBIv2, whole genome shotgun sequence.
TCATACCATAATCTAAAGGGTCCGACCCTTCACATTTTTGGAGTTGCAAAACTGAACATTATTTGGTTTTGAAAGGGGATATGTGATGTTTGTTCAACTTCGTATGTTGTGATGTTGGTTAATTAGGTACTGGTCTGCAAATTCATATATGAGCATATATGATAATTTCGTCTTTGTTTTCCAGTTTGGAGGCCTTTTGACTACTGGAATACTTGCATTCTCAGGGACGTAAGTGCCATTCCATTCTTCTGCGCTTCATTTTTCATCTAATTAAACAGCTTCAATTCGATTATAAAACACTACGTTTTTGCATAATAGattcattcaaaatttcagtttcTTGCACAATGAAGTTCCTTGAATCTCAATTTTAGAGGTTTTCCATATTGGTTAAAAGCACTCACCTTGTTACTTGTTAGGATGCAAAGGAAGTCACAAGACTTGCCTATGGTTTAATTCATTGGTCTTTTTCTAGAAAAGTATTACTACCAATGTAGTAAGATCTACTTATTTACTTTCCAGAGAGCTACGTTTGTATGATTATGCTAGAGTTAGGAATCATCCTAGTCTGTTAGTATGGTAAAATCCTCTACACTGAGTAATGAGGATTCTAGACTGATAAATGTTGTAATTTGTTAACTGGAAGAGTAACattatataaatgaattttacaTTTCTGGTCTGCCAATATTTTGCTTCTGGACTCCATAAATTGATCTCCTGGTACTTATGGCTTAGCAAACTGCACAATGAAGTGTAATGCCTTGAGTACAGAGTCCATGCGTCATTCCAACGGACTTTTTCCAGTTGTTTGCTTTGTTGAAACAATATTCATGGAAGTGTCCGTACTGTATTCATATTATCAGAAGTGAACGCTGATTGAAATACTTTTTTGCAGGTGTTATACTGTGGCATTACTTGAGGATAGAAAGTATTCTACGTTGGCTCCTTTCGGTGGCTTTGCTTTTATCGCTGCTTGGGCTAGCTTGCTCTTCTAAGATTTCCAACTTCTCAGGATCCCTGCCCAATTTGTGTTGTTGAGTTCACTATTTATGATCATATACCCTTTCAACTGGGCAGGTATATCCCAATGTGGAGTCTCCTTGAATTTCAAAGTTGTCTTCCCCTTTGCCATGCCAATTATATATGGTGTATATCAATCTACTGATTATGCTACTTTAATGTTATTTGGTGCTGTTTGCATGGGAGCTTCTACAATGAGGAGTTTAGAGTGAGGAGCTCATTTGAGGGGTTCAATCCCACCATCAAATCACTTAAAATGTTTAAGTCCATTGGTTTCCTCACATTTGTTGATGCTTGAATTGAACTCCTCAGATAAACTCCTCACTCTAAACTCCTCATTATAGCATTTCTGCTGTTTGCAGATACTTGTAGAATTCTTTCCCATATAAATGAGATTACAGGTTTGCAGATATAATGTTTATCCTTGTAGCATGTTTATTTTATCTGACACTGACAAAGCCCATTTCTGATAAAGTGAATAATGAATGCTGAAGATTATTGGCCCTTGGATTGGCATGTATGTAAGGTTTTGAGGCCACGAAACACCCACTTGCAAACGTTCTTTTCATTCTGCTGTGTGGTTTTTAGCTAGTTGCTTGGTTTTCCAACTGGACCAACTCCATCTGGTATCTCTGTCGGTGCAAAAGAATGATTTGTCCCGTAGCTTGGcaagtttttataaatagaagTGAATTTGTTGATTAAAAggttaaaatatatttttctttttggtttttgccaATTAAAATACATACTGGTGAACTTGTAAGGTTCAAACGTATGTCCACTGGGCACTGGCGCAGTGACAAGCTTGGGAAGAACAACAAAGTACATACGAGAAACAGAGCAGAATCCACAGTACAGTGGAGATGAAGTGCCGTGACTGCTTTCATGTTCAGTAAAAATTCTCTATTTTATCAGTCTGGTTCTGATCCCTAATTGCAATGCCTCTGTTTCCCCCTAAGCAGGCAAAATCATGTGACCAAACCAAACAATCAGTGCCAGCCTAAAAACCTATTTTGGCTTTAGCtgcatcataatcatactgGACCTCCtttgaaaattaaatgtgcCAGGTTGAAAAATAGTCTAATTTGCAGAAAAAGGAATTCGAATTTGAGTGTAAGAAAGCGGATTCATTGTTCTGACGAACAGACCTAGTCCTAAGTATGCTACTTGACGTAAAGTTGATCTGCAacgacatttttttttttttttaatttttaatttttaatttttttttttctttccggTTACTAACAACCTCACATCTTTGACAACCTTGAAAGTTTATGTTTCACTTGGGATTTTGAggaatttttggattttagGGAAAGCCCTTTGGCTTAACGCTTACGAAGCTGAGCTGTATAATACCACCTTTAGGGAAAATATCAACATCTTTTGGTGCCCTATCGTAACAGTCAAGGGTCACAAGGGTCCTACAGATCTTAAACAATATCAGAATGAGGCCCCGGTTATGTCTTCAAGCCAGaaggaaagcaaaaaaaagGTCAGGTCCACCCTTGTCATTGCATTGCATTCATCAAGCACCAACATCCAGGCCCCTCCTATCACAACCCCTCGCTTTTAGGAcatgaaatttataaattataatctctCGTTAAGAAAAAACTTTTAATAATCATATTGGCCTCCAATGAGCTCCTTTGCTTTCTAACAACTGCATCGATAAGATGTTTCTTTTGCTGAAAAAGTTGcacaaattgaaggaaaacaaaatgatCAAGAACcaccaaagcataaaatacCATGATATAATTATGCAGCTTTTGATTCCCCTATTTGTGGGTAGAATGAATTATGAGTAGTCAACGAGGTCTAACCCAATAGAAAAAGGCTTTGATTTGCATACCAGTGGTCTTAAGTTTGAACCCCCATAACACTTTGATAGTGCatgtgtgagaaatctccatccccttgtagtttagactattcgTTTGtattccaaaaataataattatgaatagaaGGGTGGTGGACCGATATGGCCCAACCTTATGTACAATGATcttcaaatataatcatgGGAACAAAATGAACAATTTTTCTAATCATACAAATAACAAAAGAGATGTATAAATAAAGCTCATCATCCATATAGTGCAAGGGCTTTAATATGTACTAAGGTAAACAGAAACTTTGTATAAATTATTGGAATTTGTTTCTCAGTGTTGCAGAGATCTCTacaccttttcttctttactcTGCACACTGCATATTTTTACCGCTACTTACCCTCTTCTTCAACTAAAGCAAACTATATCTCAGTCACTTCTAAAAACCCACAAGCCCTCTAGGGCCTCTTACTTGCTGCATCCTCTGTGattacattctttttttaaaaaaagtaaatttaaagGGCTTAAAAACCTGTCACATATTAGCTTTTgtgtcttttcttctttgcaaTCTCCTCCACCCAGTGTAACATGGGGAAGAACAGTATCTCTTCTActgtttctctcttcttcagtTGGTATGAACTCTACTTAGCTGACAGACCAATGAAGTTGaggtaaaataaaatgaaaatagaaGAATATGAAGGTCCTGTTGTATCGAAACCACGAATTAGTCTTATTCTAGGAATCCGGTGCTCTACCTCTCTATAATTACGGTTTGTTTGAATCCCTACATAACTGTTGATATGCCACTCACTATAGGAGACGCAAATGGGCTCTCTGGAAGGTTAATTCCTTGGCTGCTGCATGGTATAAGAAACCAAGCATCAAAGAAATGGGAAGGTTAAGAAAATAACCCAGATGAAAAAAATTGGTAAAAGTACTATGACTTCAATCTGAACAAGCATTTGTGGTATACCTATCCTGGTCATTGTAATTACTGTTTCTGTGCCTGATTTTGCCCTCACTGGTGGAACCATTATTCAAAACATCCAGCAAATAAGTAAATTCCTTTGCAGATGGGACTTCTGCTTGCTCTGCATGGGCTACAGTGACATCAGGGAAAAACATTAGCTAGGAAATCGTTGAaaggaaacaagaaaaaagctACGCAAAAGAAACCGAAAAGTTGCATTGTATACCTTCTGGATGTTTGAACTCATCCATAGGGTAGCCATAATAGAAATGATGGGACAAGGGCTTAGCTGCTAAGTGCATCTCCGAAAGACGCCTTCTTTCAAGTTCGAGTGCTTGCTCATTTTCCTCCATGAACTGCTTCCTTAAAAATCTTGCATTCTCACAAACTCTGGGCACTGTAAATCAGAGAAATAAATGTGAATTAGGTAAAGGTGATTTTACGACCCAAAAAGGCTAAAATAGATCATTACTgcatttatctgaaatttgctTACTAGAGTGAAACTCTGAATCCGCATCAATGAAATGTGAATTGTAGCACATAGCATGCTGCATTTTCTCTGAAAACTTCCTGGATGGATAGCTTAAACTTCAGAAATTTAAATACTAGTTGAAAATCATAGAGGAGATGGAATGGAAAACATAATGTTCTTCTCAGATAATAAATAAGagaattttcagttttattgATATCAAAGGTTCTTCTCAGATGTTTTCAGAAACATTTCCAAAAGATTCATAAGCAGGAAACTAGGAAAGGGATATCCACCCTACTCTCTACAAATACGACTTTCTTCATACCATAATGTCATAACATGCAGTCATGTCAGTTCTAGAAGGAGATTAAGGGAAAACACAAGGAAAAACAATCCTCTAAAGCAGACTAATATTAAATGGAAGCAAGAATCAACGTTCAACAACCGACAATAAGTATTCTAGGATGTTGACAAAGGTATGAACATCATACTAATTAATTCTAGTGGACAGCATTACTCCATTTAGAGAACAAATTTTATGTTATATGTGCTTTTAGTTAATATTATAAGGTAAAGGCCTTTCCTCATTTGAACTGCCAACGACAATAAGGGTGCTATGAtggtaggaaaaaaaaatagtgggAAATATCAGACAATAACTATTTGCTTATGAACCAGATagtattaaaaagaaaagggtcgagaaagaaaaatactgCTCAAATCTAAGCACAATAAAGATGATAAGGTTACTTCAACTTTGAACAAATAGAAAAGTTTTACCTGTCAACAAGCCTAGACTTTTCCCTGTAAGGCTTCACCAGAACACGGGCCCCACATACAAAATGGGGATTCCCTTTTGACAAAATATGCCTGACCGTCTCTGCATAAACAAAGGTGACAAACCCAAACATCCTCTTCTGTTGACATGGGATGCGTACATCTTGAACCGGCCCATATTTGCTACAAAATAATgatcaaaaaatcaaaattgtgTAGACCAAGAGTCAAAGTATAAGCAAAGTGTAAGCAAATTCAAATAAGAGATAAATGACTCCAATAACAGTTccttatgaaaagaaaaaagaaatgccTTAAACATCCTTACTTGAAGTAGTTGGAAACATCTTGCTCCGTGAAATTACTCTCAGCTGGAAAAGTAAGATAAATCTGTCGAGAACCAGCAATAATTCCACCAGGTTCAGTTTTCTCACCAGCATACTCTAAGTATTTTGGGATATCTTCTGCCAATATGACTGAGTGCTGTCCATGAGGCCTGTATAACAACTCAAGTCAAGCGCTTCTAGCAAGCAACATATGATGCATAAAAACCTTTAGCAATTAACAAAGAGTTACCTGTCAAGGAGTCGAATACTGTTCTTCAATCGAGCAAGAAGCTTTGTAAGGCTATAGCCAGCCTTACCATGTCTCTGGCTCTCTGTAAGGTATCCCTCAGCCTGTAAAGTCCTCCCATATTTCTCATAATACATCATTGGCAATGAGGCAATTGATATTGGGAACCCTCTTCTTGATTTCAAAAGCTCAATTATTTCAATCTCCAGCTTTTCAAGGGAGCCAGGAGAGACAACATGATCATCATTTGAAAGCTCATTCAAATTCGGGTGAGAAAAGCTCTCTGCCATGGGATGGCCATGGAAGTACCTGCAGTTGCTCCCATGCTTACAGAACCCCTTATTGAAGTAATGGCAAACCTTAAGAGGAAACTCAGGCAAACTTGGAGACCTTCGACTAGTTCTCACACTCAATGCAGGTTCATGATAGCAGTAATTGCTTGAAAAGTCGGGCAAAAACTGCATCTGATTTTGGAGGCGATAATCTTCAATAGCTGAATCAGAGTACCCTGGTGGAACAAATTCTACATTTTGCAGTGGTTGCTGATCACCAGGCAGTTGGGGATCCCTAAATGGATTCACTGCTCCGAGAGGTGTGGGAGATGAAATTGGTCGAGTTAAATTAGGAGTGTATGGAGTGAATTGTAAAGGCGGGTCTGAAACAGGAACTTGGTTCACCTGAGAAGGTGAGATTGGAGCAGACACTGCCAGTTTGCATAACCCAAGCTCAGTTTTTGCTTTGTTAATCAAAGACTGGATCAAATTATCAGGGCTGAACGCCAGTCGAATCATGTCACGCTCACCATGGTCTTGCAACAGAAGATACCCTATAATCTTAGACACATTTTCAGgctctattttctggatcctatTGTACACTACTTTTGTGGACTCAGAAAAATCCATCTCAGATTGCAGCCCTGCAGAAGACAAGTACATTCAAAGGTACACATTATTATAAAAGGTAGGAATAGCAATGCAAATTAACACTTATAGAAAGTTAGTTGTTAATCCAACTATGTTCCAGAAAACATTAATATGGTGGAAGATATTAATTTCTTTCTCAACAACCAGAAAATTATGTGGATCTAGTGATAAACAAACCCATGAGTAAATTCATATAATCTTCAAGCAGCAATGCTATTTCTGGTATATAAACAAAGCCTATTTAAAAGACtaccaaataaatgaaaacaaaattgggGGGAGAACACCAAAAAGGAAACCTTGTTGGTTCATGCATAATCAATTTCTGTATCTGCTCCTCCTACTGAAACAAGTTGCAGGCAAAATTtaaagttgaaattttcaaacaaaagtGGCAGATGGATATAACCAAACAAAAGCAGCAAAATCATTACCACAAAAACAGAAGCATCAACGCCATAAGGAAAAGGGATTCAGCAGAAAAAGAGACATTTATTTCTCTAATTAGCAGCATCATATTAACCtactttaataaaaattttaaattttaaataaataaataaaagcaaaaggaGGAGAAGGCGTTAACTTTTgggggaaaaacaaaaaacataaaacagtGCTTCTGAATTATTTTCCGATTTGAAGGACAAGTGAAACATGGAAGGCATCTTCTTCCATAGGAAACAGTAAGAAGAACATACTGTCAATACACAGTCACATAAAATATGTTCAAATGCTTGCCAGCCAGAAGGGAACCAaaacattttaattttgtccttataagaaaaaagaaaaaagcctTTTCATTTCTTAAATACAAGAAACGATTACAGAACTCAAGGGAAAACCAACATCTTTTGAAAAACACAACCATTTACCCACAACATTTTCCTGAACAAACACTAGTCCAGGATCAAGAAATTAGgaataaaatgaagaaaagagcaaaaagaacagagagagagagagagacagagagaaagagagagaactaGTTCTCAGAAGTTGAAGCAAGAGAGACAAAAACACAGGATTTAAGTTGCtagctattttttttatttcttttatcacAGATATGGAACATCTCTAGAAATA
It encodes:
- the LOC18783834 gene encoding zinc finger CCCH domain-containing protein 18 isoform X2, with the protein product MDFSESTKVVYNRIQKIEPENVSKIIGYLLLQDHGERDMIRLAFSPDNLIQSLINKAKTELGLCKLAVSAPISPSQVNQVPVSDPPLQFTPYTPNLTRPISSPTPLGAVNPFRDPQLPGDQQPLQNVEFVPPGYSDSAIEDYRLQNQMQFLPDFSSNYCYHEPALSVRTSRRSPSLPEFPLKVCHYFNKGFCKHGSNCRYFHGHPMAESFSHPNLNELSNDDHVVSPGSLEKLEIEIIELLKSRRGFPISIASLPMMYYEKYGRTLQAEGYLTESQRHGKAGYSLTKLLARLKNSIRLLDRPHGQHSVILAEDIPKYLEYAGEKTEPGGIIAGSRQIYLTFPAESNFTEQDVSNYFNKYGPVQDVRIPCQQKRMFGFVTFVYAETVRHILSKGNPHFVCGARVLVKPYREKSRLVDRKFSEKMQHAMCYNSHFIDADSEFHSMPRVCENARFLRKQFMEENEQALELERRRLSEMHLAAKPLSHHFYYGYPMDEFKHPEAHAEQAEVPSAKEFTYLLDVLNNGSTSEGKIRHRNSNYNDQDSQGINLPESPFASPIVSGISTVM
- the LOC18783834 gene encoding zinc finger CCCH domain-containing protein 18 isoform X1 encodes the protein MDFSESTKVVYNRIQKIEPENVSKIIGYLLLQDHGERDMIRLAFSPDNLIQSLINKAKTELGLCKLAVSAPISPSQVNQVPVSDPPLQFTPYTPNLTRPISSPTPLGAVNPFRDPQLPGDQQPLQNVEFVPPGYSDSAIEDYRLQNQMQFLPDFSSNYCYHEPALSVRTSRRSPSLPEFPLKVCHYFNKGFCKHGSNCRYFHGHPMAESFSHPNLNELSNDDHVVSPGSLEKLEIEIIELLKSRRGFPISIASLPMMYYEKYGRTLQAEGYLTESQRHGKAGYSLTKLLARLKNSIRLLDRPHGQHSVILAEDIPKYLEYAGEKTEPGGIIAGSRQIYLTFPAESNFTEQDVSNYFNKYGPVQDVRIPCQQKRMFGFVTFVYAETVRHILSKGNPHFVCGARVLVKPYREKSRLVDRKFSEKMQHAMCYNSHFIDADSEFHSMPRVCENARFLRKQFMEENEQALELERRRLSEMHLAAKPLSHHFYYGYPMDEFKHPEAHAEQAEVPSAKEFTYLLDVLNNGSTSEGKIRHRNSNYNDQDSSQGINLPESPFASPIVSGISTVM